The following proteins are co-located in the Paludibaculum fermentans genome:
- the soxR gene encoding redox-sensitive transcriptional activator SoxR, translating into MLTIGDLAKRSGVAASALRYYEDLGLIQSERNKSGHRRYLQATLRRVAFIVFAQKVGLTLGEVGRELEKLPNNRVPERADWAQLSGTWTARIDDRIAELQKLRAGMSQCIGCGCLSFDHCRFANPGDRAGTRGPGPRYWVEPARTS; encoded by the coding sequence ATGCTGACGATCGGCGATCTGGCGAAGCGGAGCGGTGTGGCTGCCTCAGCGCTGCGCTACTACGAAGACCTCGGATTGATCCAATCGGAGCGAAACAAATCCGGTCACCGCCGGTATCTGCAGGCCACGCTGCGCCGCGTCGCGTTCATCGTGTTTGCCCAGAAGGTGGGCCTGACGTTGGGCGAAGTGGGCCGGGAGTTGGAGAAGCTGCCGAACAATCGTGTGCCGGAGCGTGCGGATTGGGCCCAACTTTCCGGAACCTGGACGGCGCGGATCGACGACCGCATCGCTGAGTTGCAGAAACTCCGGGCCGGGATGTCCCAGTGCATCGGCTGCGGGTGCCTTTCGTTCGACCACTGCCGGTTCGCCAACCCCGGCGATCGTGCGGGCACGCGAGGCCCCGGCCCTCGTTATTGGGTGGAGCCGGCCAGGACCTCGTAA
- a CDS encoding formylglycine-generating enzyme family protein: protein MRRILILSGLFAAAGAALLSSSTASPGVAPPATVNDGYGDFVLVPAGNFSMGDNFGDGEARERPVHTVFLEAYYIGKLEVTNAQWTRFRDDPGYDDPKYWPGGVVVPRDQVPFWTQAQNHGGGTPDSGAYPVIGVNWDSATAYCNWLTAKTGHKYRLPTEAEWEKAARGNRQTRYPWGNDIGRDRANYVGAQKYDTVQIAGFYDGSQRGGLKTQSNASPYGALDMAGNVMEWCSDWYGRTYYSESPRRNPQGPANGAYRVVRGGSFFIEAPELHSYARSAAWPSFQAHRMIGFRAVREP, encoded by the coding sequence ATGCGGAGGATCCTCATCCTCAGTGGGCTGTTTGCAGCGGCTGGTGCGGCCTTGCTGTCCAGCTCGACGGCGAGTCCCGGCGTCGCGCCACCCGCCACGGTCAACGACGGTTACGGCGACTTCGTGCTGGTTCCTGCCGGCAACTTTTCCATGGGTGACAACTTCGGTGACGGTGAGGCGCGCGAACGCCCGGTCCATACGGTCTTCCTGGAAGCCTATTACATCGGCAAGCTGGAGGTGACCAACGCGCAATGGACCCGCTTCCGCGACGACCCCGGCTATGATGACCCCAAGTACTGGCCGGGCGGCGTGGTTGTGCCCAGGGATCAGGTGCCCTTCTGGACGCAGGCGCAGAATCACGGCGGCGGTACTCCAGACAGCGGCGCCTACCCGGTCATTGGCGTCAACTGGGACTCAGCCACTGCATACTGTAATTGGCTCACTGCGAAGACCGGTCACAAATACCGCCTGCCCACCGAGGCCGAATGGGAGAAGGCTGCCCGTGGAAACCGCCAGACCCGCTACCCATGGGGCAATGACATCGGTCGCGACCGGGCCAACTATGTCGGCGCCCAGAAGTACGACACCGTCCAGATCGCGGGCTTCTACGACGGCAGCCAGCGCGGCGGGCTGAAAACACAGAGCAATGCTTCGCCATACGGAGCGCTGGATATGGCAGGCAATGTGATGGAGTGGTGCAGCGACTGGTACGGCCGCACCTATTACTCGGAATCACCGCGCAGGAACCCGCAGGGGCCGGCGAATGGCGCTTACCGCGTGGTCAGGGGCGGGTCGTTTTTCATCGAAGCGCCGGAGCTACACTCCTACGCCCGCTCGGCGGCATGGCCGTCATTTCAGGCCCACCGCATGATCGGCTTTCGCGCAGTCCGCGAGCCGTAA
- a CDS encoding J domain-containing protein, whose amino-acid sequence MSTPTPTRFQDHYLVLGVQRKSTAEEVFQSYSKLAAKYHPSNRETRDQEKFNAVTSAYEVLSDPVRRKEFEASLPQGQVLDNPEFNSDDFFRAILGENARRMAILCLLYDRRRLRPAVPGVSVREIERTAAITTDEMFFCIWYLKQRNLIISDDKSNIQITVDGMDYLETHTPTPETILPLLHLSKKA is encoded by the coding sequence ATGAGCACGCCTACGCCGACAAGATTTCAGGACCACTACTTGGTGCTGGGTGTCCAGCGGAAGTCAACGGCTGAAGAAGTCTTCCAGTCCTACAGCAAGCTGGCGGCAAAGTACCACCCTTCGAATCGGGAGACGAGGGACCAGGAGAAGTTCAACGCCGTCACCTCGGCCTACGAGGTTCTGTCGGATCCGGTGCGGCGCAAGGAGTTCGAAGCGAGCCTGCCGCAAGGGCAGGTGCTGGACAACCCTGAGTTCAATAGCGACGATTTCTTCCGGGCGATCCTGGGAGAAAACGCGCGGCGGATGGCCATTCTTTGCCTGCTCTATGACCGTAGGCGGCTCCGGCCGGCTGTGCCTGGCGTTTCGGTCCGTGAGATCGAACGCACGGCGGCCATCACCACAGACGAGATGTTCTTCTGCATCTGGTACCTGAAACAGCGCAACCTCATCATCTCCGACGACAAGAGCAACATCCAGATCACGGTCGATGGCATGGATTACCTGGAGACCCACACGCCGACGCCGGAGACGATTCTTCCGCTCCTTCACTTGTCGAAGAAAGCCTGA
- a CDS encoding efflux RND transporter periplasmic adaptor subunit, whose product MKLKRLLKWAGALLFSATAVVAVLRLREVRAATALPTAQVRQGEFLVITRCRGELRARRSVSITAPQNVPDLRIVWLAPQNSLVKEGDVVIRFDQSSAKQQLQEKEAAQRQAQATLDQAVAEARITAEADRLALSAAKYAVEKAKLEVSRQELLSVLDAETAKVNLESAQQQENTQKATVGLHEASAKSKTSSLTRVLEQAQYEVDLTKSRLAKMEVRSPLSGVIVCQPNYSQGWMNAKPFKVGDQAWPGATIAVIPDLGTLEMEGKVEEIDRGRIEAGNDVKIRLDSLPELTVPGKLAEMSTMAQVSFDWPPSYSFRAYAKIDKPDTRLRPEMNGSMDVIVNRLKDAISVPAKAVFTKDGKPIVYLASAGGYRPHEVEVLARNPDEVALKGLAAGSEVTLVEPEADETSPAAGAKKEAKK is encoded by the coding sequence ATGAAACTGAAACGCCTGCTGAAGTGGGCCGGCGCGCTGCTGTTCAGCGCCACGGCTGTCGTAGCGGTGCTCCGCCTGCGGGAAGTACGGGCGGCCACGGCGCTGCCGACGGCGCAGGTCCGCCAGGGCGAGTTCCTGGTGATTACGCGCTGCCGGGGGGAATTGCGGGCGCGCCGATCGGTATCGATCACGGCGCCCCAGAACGTGCCGGACCTGCGCATTGTCTGGCTGGCTCCGCAGAACTCGCTGGTCAAGGAAGGCGACGTCGTCATCCGCTTTGACCAGAGCAGCGCGAAGCAGCAGTTGCAGGAGAAGGAAGCCGCGCAGCGGCAGGCGCAGGCGACGCTGGACCAAGCCGTAGCCGAAGCCCGCATCACGGCTGAGGCGGACCGGTTGGCGTTGTCGGCTGCGAAGTATGCGGTGGAGAAGGCAAAGCTGGAGGTGAGCCGGCAGGAGCTGTTGAGCGTCCTGGACGCCGAGACGGCCAAGGTGAATCTCGAATCCGCGCAGCAGCAGGAGAATACGCAGAAGGCCACGGTGGGCCTGCACGAGGCCTCCGCGAAATCGAAGACCTCCTCGCTGACGCGTGTGCTGGAGCAGGCGCAGTACGAAGTGGATCTCACCAAGAGCCGCCTGGCGAAGATGGAAGTCCGTTCCCCGCTCAGCGGAGTCATCGTGTGCCAGCCGAACTACTCGCAGGGCTGGATGAATGCGAAACCGTTCAAGGTGGGCGACCAGGCGTGGCCGGGCGCCACCATCGCGGTGATCCCGGATCTGGGGACGCTCGAGATGGAAGGCAAGGTGGAGGAGATCGACCGCGGCCGCATCGAGGCGGGCAACGACGTGAAGATCCGGCTGGACTCGCTGCCGGAACTCACGGTGCCGGGCAAGCTGGCGGAGATGTCCACCATGGCCCAGGTTTCCTTCGACTGGCCGCCCAGTTACAGCTTCCGGGCCTACGCGAAGATCGATAAACCGGACACGCGGCTGCGGCCGGAGATGAACGGCTCGATGGACGTGATCGTCAATCGGCTCAAGGATGCCATCAGCGTTCCGGCCAAGGCGGTATTCACGAAAGACGGCAAGCCGATCGTGTACCTCGCTTCGGCGGGCGGCTACCGGCCGCATGAGGTGGAAGTGCTGGCGCGGAATCCGGATGAGGTGGCGCTGAAGGGCTTGGCCGCGGGTTCCGAAGTGACGCTGGTGGAACCGGAAGCGGACGAGACCAGCCCGGCTGCCGGGGCTAAGAAAGAGGCCAAAAAGTGA
- a CDS encoding efflux RND transporter periplasmic adaptor subunit produces MKRSAWLTGAVMTVPALGVLIAVTSGAASNWPAWSKPEPAGAAAAALNLPSTSVKRGEVQFTVSARGELQGSNSEMMVAPMTGARELIITFLREPGELVKQGDTVVEFDTTEQEFALAEAEADLAEAEQQVAQAEAETAAKEEETQALLLQAKSDLKVAELEARKNPLLASILARQNTLAVEAARDRLRQLEQDIANRGASSRAAIMIQEAARNKAQVKAQTAKKNIDSMKLTAKSGGYVNVQQNTNGNFMFWGMQLPAFKLGDTARAGMAVAQIPDLNSWEIRAQIAELDRGHLAPGQPAEVVVVAMSQKRFKAHIKSIGGTNGSPWERRFECVFALDDPLPALRPGMSARITVTTDTIKDALWLPSQALFESDGRTFVYVQSGQSFSPKDVKLVQRSESRVVITGLKEGQVVAMASPESMQKKKGEGAGTGALKALKGS; encoded by the coding sequence GTGAAGCGTTCGGCATGGCTGACCGGGGCTGTCATGACGGTGCCGGCTCTCGGCGTCCTGATCGCAGTGACCAGCGGCGCGGCGTCCAACTGGCCGGCGTGGTCGAAGCCGGAGCCGGCGGGCGCGGCGGCTGCTGCTTTGAATCTGCCCAGCACGAGCGTGAAGCGCGGAGAGGTCCAGTTCACCGTCAGCGCCCGCGGCGAGTTGCAGGGCAGCAATTCCGAGATGATGGTGGCGCCCATGACAGGGGCGCGCGAACTGATCATCACCTTCCTGCGAGAGCCCGGCGAACTGGTGAAGCAGGGCGACACCGTCGTCGAGTTCGATACCACGGAGCAGGAGTTCGCCCTGGCGGAAGCGGAGGCGGACCTGGCGGAGGCCGAGCAGCAGGTGGCGCAGGCCGAGGCCGAGACCGCCGCCAAGGAAGAAGAGACGCAGGCGCTGCTGTTGCAGGCGAAGTCCGACCTGAAGGTGGCGGAGTTGGAAGCCCGGAAGAACCCGCTGCTGGCGTCCATCCTGGCGCGGCAGAATACGCTGGCCGTGGAAGCGGCGCGCGACCGGTTGCGGCAGTTGGAGCAGGACATCGCGAACCGGGGAGCCTCCTCCCGGGCGGCGATCATGATCCAGGAAGCGGCCCGCAACAAGGCGCAGGTGAAGGCCCAGACGGCGAAGAAGAACATCGACTCGATGAAGCTGACGGCGAAGTCGGGCGGCTATGTGAACGTGCAGCAGAACACGAACGGCAACTTCATGTTCTGGGGCATGCAACTGCCGGCGTTCAAGCTAGGGGATACGGCGCGCGCCGGCATGGCGGTGGCGCAGATTCCCGATTTGAACTCATGGGAGATCCGGGCCCAGATCGCCGAACTCGATCGGGGCCACCTGGCGCCAGGGCAGCCCGCGGAAGTAGTCGTGGTCGCCATGTCGCAGAAGAGGTTCAAGGCTCACATCAAGAGCATCGGCGGGACGAATGGGTCTCCGTGGGAGCGGCGCTTCGAGTGCGTCTTTGCCCTGGACGATCCGCTGCCGGCGCTCCGGCCTGGCATGAGCGCCCGTATTACGGTGACCACCGATACGATCAAGGATGCCCTGTGGCTGCCGTCGCAGGCGCTGTTCGAGAGCGACGGCCGCACCTTCGTCTACGTGCAGTCCGGCCAGAGCTTTTCGCCGAAAGACGTGAAGCTGGTGCAGCGCAGCGAGAGCCGAGTGGTCATCACCGGCCTGAAGGAAGGCCAGGTGGTGGCGATGGCCAGCCCCGAATCCATGCAGAAGAAGAAGGGCGAGGGCGCCGGGACCGGGGCACTGAAAGCGTTGAAGGGCTCATGA
- a CDS encoding alpha/beta hydrolase has translation MRLHRFVRIFAAATAALCASAADLKPPAGRWADNFNIPLWEDGKVPLALGTGPLDKPLLTVFLPPPGKGNGAAVVVAPGGANIMLMYGAEGMEIAERFNEWGYAAFVLTYRLSPRYNDAARIADAHRAVQIIRARAAEWKLDPHRIGFAGFSAGSMLGRIMAASAGPGMPQDPDPNARQGTRPDFLVLVYGPGRATPGEQLKDFPPTYLTAAAADRMAADASAQLFIDLNKAGAVAELHLYQKGRHGFGAAYRSPEFSLWMDTLRHFLKQGGFEQEVH, from the coding sequence ATGCGCTTGCACCGTTTTGTCAGGATCTTTGCCGCCGCCACGGCCGCCCTCTGCGCCTCCGCCGCGGATTTGAAGCCACCCGCCGGCCGCTGGGCCGACAACTTCAACATCCCGCTCTGGGAGGACGGGAAAGTCCCGCTCGCCCTCGGCACCGGCCCGCTCGACAAGCCGCTGCTCACCGTCTTTCTCCCCCCGCCCGGCAAGGGCAACGGCGCGGCGGTCGTCGTCGCTCCGGGCGGCGCCAACATCATGCTGATGTACGGAGCCGAAGGGATGGAGATCGCTGAGCGCTTCAATGAGTGGGGCTACGCGGCGTTCGTGCTGACTTACCGGCTGTCGCCCCGCTACAATGACGCCGCGCGCATCGCCGACGCGCATCGGGCCGTGCAGATCATCCGGGCGCGCGCCGCGGAATGGAAACTCGACCCGCACCGGATCGGCTTCGCCGGCTTCTCCGCCGGTTCCATGTTAGGCCGGATCATGGCCGCCTCCGCCGGTCCCGGCATGCCCCAGGACCCGGACCCGAATGCCCGCCAGGGCACCAGGCCCGACTTCCTGGTGCTGGTCTACGGACCCGGCCGCGCGACTCCGGGCGAGCAACTGAAGGACTTCCCGCCCACCTATCTCACCGCCGCCGCAGCCGACCGCATGGCAGCCGACGCCTCCGCCCAACTCTTCATCGATCTCAACAAAGCCGGCGCCGTCGCCGAGTTGCACCTATACCAGAAAGGCCGTCACGGCTTTGGCGCCGCCTACCGAAGTCCTGAATTCTCCCTGTGGATGGATACCCTGCGCCATTTCCTGAAACAGGGCGGCTTTGAACAGGAGGTTCATTGA
- a CDS encoding HlyD family secretion protein — protein MREFTVQVPQIAGLTGQSSRLTVTKIIASGSKVEAGDILAEFDQTQQLDNAREAQAKLDDLNHQIAQKQAENRANAETRASEKQQASADLAKAQIQLRRNETLSDIERAKNEEKAAAALLKIGSLKKSHEFRAKADVAAVRILELKRDRQAVSLKRAETNVNKLAIKAPHAGMVALEAIWRGDSRGPAQEGDQVYPGQPLVRLFDPTEMEVHTSVGEPDGAVLGPGARAYVRLDAYPDLVFPARFLTASPVATADLGSPIKRFTARFLIEKGDAHLLPDLSAAVVITGRKPGTNP, from the coding sequence GTGCGCGAATTCACCGTGCAGGTGCCCCAGATTGCCGGTTTGACCGGCCAGTCCAGCCGCCTCACCGTGACGAAGATCATTGCCAGCGGGAGCAAAGTGGAGGCCGGCGACATACTGGCGGAGTTTGACCAGACACAGCAGTTGGACAATGCCCGCGAGGCCCAGGCGAAGCTCGACGACTTGAATCACCAGATCGCACAGAAGCAGGCGGAGAACCGCGCGAATGCCGAGACACGCGCTTCAGAAAAGCAGCAAGCTTCCGCCGACCTGGCTAAAGCGCAGATTCAGCTTCGCAGGAACGAGACGCTAAGCGACATTGAGCGTGCCAAGAATGAAGAAAAGGCCGCCGCGGCGCTGCTCAAGATCGGATCGCTGAAGAAGTCGCATGAGTTTAGAGCGAAGGCGGATGTAGCGGCGGTCCGCATTCTTGAATTGAAGCGGGATCGCCAGGCGGTTTCCCTGAAACGCGCTGAAACAAATGTAAACAAATTAGCGATTAAAGCGCCGCATGCCGGGATGGTTGCCCTGGAGGCAATTTGGCGCGGCGACTCCCGCGGGCCGGCACAAGAGGGCGATCAAGTCTATCCGGGCCAACCGCTGGTCCGGCTCTTCGACCCCACGGAAATGGAAGTTCACACGTCAGTGGGCGAGCCGGATGGTGCCGTGCTCGGGCCGGGCGCCCGGGCGTACGTCCGGCTGGACGCCTATCCGGATCTAGTCTTTCCCGCGCGTTTCCTCACGGCCAGCCCCGTGGCGACAGCGGACCTGGGCAGCCCCATCAAGCGCTTTACCGCGCGGTTCCTCATTGAGAAGGGCGACGCTCACCTGCTGCCGGATCTGTCGGCGGCGGTTGTCATCACGGGCCGGAAACCAGGAACGAATCCATGA